The following proteins are co-located in the Vibrio azureus genome:
- a CDS encoding glutathione peroxidase, whose amino-acid sequence MVRTSFLSIFALAIFLQPYSFAANCPELLNVEQRLLNSNKTINLCDEFKGKTLLVVNTASQCGYTSQFKELEQLYQTYKDKGFAVIGFPSNDFHQDRGSEKQTANICYLDYGVTFPMMARTSLSGSQANPVFANIMQQAHVTPKWNFYKYLIDKHGQVVAIFPSSTSPTGQSITHAVEQQL is encoded by the coding sequence ATGGTTCGTACTTCATTTTTATCAATTTTCGCTCTGGCAATTTTTCTTCAACCCTACTCTTTTGCCGCCAATTGTCCTGAGCTCCTTAATGTCGAGCAGCGATTACTCAACTCAAACAAAACCATCAATCTATGCGATGAGTTTAAAGGTAAAACTTTGCTCGTGGTCAATACTGCCAGTCAATGTGGTTATACTTCACAGTTCAAAGAACTTGAACAACTTTATCAAACCTACAAAGATAAAGGCTTCGCTGTTATTGGCTTTCCCAGTAATGATTTTCATCAAGACAGAGGAAGCGAAAAGCAAACAGCCAATATTTGTTACCTAGATTATGGTGTGACCTTCCCAATGATGGCTAGAACATCATTATCCGGCAGTCAGGCCAATCCAGTTTTTGCCAACATTATGCAGCAAGCTCATGTCACCCCTAAGTGGAATTTCTATAAATATCTTATCGATAAGCATGGTCAAGTCGTGGCGATCTTCCCTAGTTCTACTTCTCCGACAGGACAATCAATAACCCATGCTGTTGAGCAACAATTATGA
- a CDS encoding Lrp/AsnC family transcriptional regulator, translating to MALDKTDTMLLSLLQADGTMSLNELAERVNLTTTPCWKRLKKLEDEGYIEKRVALLNAEKLELSFIAFVQLKTSDHSEDWYHHFVTTVSDFPEVMEFYRMAGDYDYMMKVVVKDMKCFDEFYKRLVNSVKGLSNVTSTFAMEPIKYTTELPIK from the coding sequence ATGGCATTAGATAAAACGGACACAATGTTGCTTTCTCTGCTTCAGGCTGATGGCACCATGTCACTTAATGAACTTGCGGAAAGGGTGAATCTAACAACCACACCGTGTTGGAAACGGCTGAAAAAGCTTGAGGACGAAGGTTACATTGAAAAGCGTGTTGCCTTATTGAACGCAGAAAAACTTGAACTTTCATTCATTGCGTTTGTTCAGTTAAAAACCAGTGATCATTCTGAAGATTGGTATCATCACTTTGTTACAACAGTCAGTGATTTCCCTGAGGTGATGGAGTTTTATCGAATGGCGGGAGATTATGACTACATGATGAAAGTGGTGGTGAAAGATATGAAGTGCTTTGATGAGTTTTATAAACGTTTAGTTAATAGCGTGAAGGGGCTCTCTAATGTGACTTCGACCTTTGCGATGGAACCGATCAAATACACCACAGAACTGCCGATTAAGTAG
- a CDS encoding DUF3429 domain-containing protein, whose product MNDLHLERARPTNVMHILGFMGLVPFVCGLVLSIIDKHILGYSGEIIFVTYSVVILSFLSGILWGTAITNPHLHSSSRLLLLSNMMALLAWFSLLLSNQDFLSPIVILAFGYITVWRAEKSTKLCSIEHNLALADYAAMRTKLTVSVVLLHSFMCLTVLL is encoded by the coding sequence ATGAATGATTTACATCTAGAGAGAGCTCGCCCAACGAATGTGATGCACATACTCGGTTTTATGGGCCTTGTCCCTTTTGTATGCGGCCTAGTATTATCCATTATTGATAAACATATACTTGGTTACAGTGGAGAAATTATCTTCGTTACCTACAGTGTGGTGATTTTAAGCTTTTTATCCGGTATTTTGTGGGGTACAGCCATTACCAACCCACATCTTCACTCAAGCTCTAGGCTATTACTGTTAAGCAACATGATGGCTTTACTGGCTTGGTTCTCACTTTTACTAAGCAATCAAGATTTCTTATCTCCTATTGTGATTCTCGCTTTTGGTTATATCACCGTCTGGCGCGCTGAAAAATCAACGAAGCTTTGTAGCATAGAGCACAATTTGGCTCTTGCTGATTATGCTGCAATGAGAACAAAACTGACTGTGTCTGTGGTGTTATTGCACAGCTTTATGTGTTTAACGGTACTTTTATGA
- the tesB gene encoding acyl-CoA thioesterase II, whose protein sequence is MSKPLRELLCLLKLEKLEEGLFRGQSQNLGLPQVYGGQVLGQALSAARYTVDEARTVHSFHSYFLYPGDPEKPIIYDVEKLRDGRSFSTRRVKAIQNGRPIFYLTASYHGEAAGFEHQRSMPDIPGPEHFSSETELASHIAEFLPKKLRKTVCCEKPIETRPVTIINPLEPKKAEPKQYLWIRANGSMPDNHLIHQYLLAYASDWGFLVTALHPHQVSLLTPNFQVATIDHSIWFHRPFRMDQWLLFAIESPTASNGRGLVRGELYNQQGDLIATAVQEGVMRYTR, encoded by the coding sequence ATGAGTAAACCATTGAGAGAATTGCTTTGCTTGCTAAAACTCGAAAAGCTAGAAGAAGGCTTATTTCGGGGACAAAGTCAGAACTTGGGTTTACCACAGGTGTATGGAGGCCAAGTGTTAGGTCAAGCCCTTTCAGCGGCAAGATATACGGTTGATGAAGCTCGAACCGTGCATTCATTTCATAGTTATTTTTTATACCCGGGGGATCCTGAAAAGCCGATCATTTATGATGTCGAGAAATTACGTGATGGCAGAAGCTTCAGTACCCGTCGAGTAAAAGCAATACAAAATGGTCGACCCATCTTTTATCTCACTGCCTCTTATCATGGTGAAGCAGCAGGTTTTGAACATCAAAGATCGATGCCAGATATCCCTGGCCCTGAGCATTTTTCGTCAGAAACAGAACTTGCTAGCCATATTGCTGAGTTTCTGCCTAAAAAATTGCGCAAAACCGTGTGCTGTGAAAAACCGATTGAGACTCGCCCTGTCACCATTATCAACCCTTTAGAACCCAAAAAAGCTGAACCAAAGCAATACTTGTGGATACGTGCAAACGGTTCCATGCCAGATAATCATTTAATTCATCAGTATTTACTTGCTTACGCTTCAGATTGGGGCTTCTTGGTGACGGCTTTGCACCCCCACCAAGTTTCCTTGCTTACCCCCAATTTTCAGGTCGCAACCATTGATCATTCAATTTGGTTTCATCGCCCGTTCCGAATGGATCAATGGCTCCTATTTGCCATCGAAAGCCCAACCGCCAGTAATGGGCGTGGGTTAGTGCGCGGTGAACTTTATAATCAACAAGGTGATTTAATTGCCACTGCAGTTCAAGAAGGCGTGATGCGTTATACCCGATAA
- a CDS encoding PLP-dependent cysteine synthase family protein, which produces MCTDHNWINNAIGKIEADFQRSAETHLFKLDLPSLEGIDIYLKDESTHPTGSLKHRLARSLFLYAICNGWIGPETTVIESSSGSTAVSEAYFARLLGLPFIAVMPKSTARKKIEQIELYGGKAHLVERTDQIYAESRRLAKELNGHYMDQFTYAERATDWRGNNNIANSIFTQMELEQYPIPTWIVMSPGTGGTSATIGRFIRYQKYDTKLCVVDPDNSVFFDYFQSGNTKVNIEASSRIEGIGRPRVEPSFIAGVVDEMRKIPDTASVATAYWVSDLIGRKVGPSTGTNLFGVLQLACEMKQRGESGSIVTLLCDSGERYLETYYNQDWVENNIGDIQPYLDMLAEIQRKGCAGLHTPK; this is translated from the coding sequence ATGTGTACCGACCATAATTGGATTAATAATGCGATAGGCAAAATCGAAGCGGATTTTCAACGATCTGCAGAAACGCATCTATTTAAGCTTGATCTTCCTTCTCTGGAAGGCATTGACATCTATCTCAAGGATGAAAGCACTCACCCTACTGGCTCATTAAAGCACCGTCTTGCTCGTTCTCTGTTTTTGTATGCTATTTGTAATGGTTGGATTGGTCCAGAAACCACAGTGATTGAGTCCTCCTCAGGCAGTACTGCCGTATCAGAAGCTTATTTTGCACGCTTACTGGGCTTACCCTTTATCGCTGTCATGCCAAAAAGTACCGCCAGAAAGAAGATCGAACAAATTGAACTTTATGGCGGGAAAGCTCACCTTGTCGAACGCACTGATCAAATTTATGCAGAATCACGTCGATTAGCTAAGGAACTGAATGGTCACTACATGGACCAGTTCACCTATGCTGAGCGAGCAACGGACTGGCGCGGAAATAATAACATTGCCAACTCTATTTTCACTCAAATGGAATTAGAACAGTATCCGATTCCTACTTGGATCGTAATGAGCCCTGGCACAGGCGGCACCTCTGCAACCATAGGTCGATTCATTCGTTATCAAAAATACGATACCAAACTGTGTGTTGTCGACCCAGATAATTCGGTGTTCTTCGACTATTTCCAATCAGGCAATACCAAAGTAAATATCGAAGCAAGTAGCCGTATTGAAGGTATTGGTCGCCCGCGTGTTGAACCGAGTTTCATTGCGGGCGTCGTGGATGAAATGCGCAAGATCCCTGATACCGCTAGCGTAGCAACTGCATACTGGGTATCTGATTTGATTGGCAGAAAAGTTGGCCCATCGACAGGCACGAATCTATTTGGGGTGCTACAACTCGCTTGTGAAATGAAGCAGCGGGGTGAATCCGGTTCTATCGTCACCCTTTTGTGTGATTCTGGAGAGCGTTATCTGGAGACATACTACAACCAGGATTGGGTTGAAAATAACATTGGTGATATTCAGCCTTACTTAGACATGCTCGCAGAAATACAACGCAAAGGCTGTGCCGGGCTACATACACCTAAGTGA
- a CDS encoding YbaY family lipoprotein: MKKVALLAASLFYGATLVGCKVLPTQNEVSAEVTMKMITGTIAYRERIALPDNALVTVTLEDVSLADAPAEVLASQSFTTDGQQVPIAFELSYDSNDIQPNHRYSLRARIDVDGQLRFTTDRNFAVITDQHSTHNVAMRLVGVR; encoded by the coding sequence ATCAAAAAAGTTGCCTTATTGGCTGCTTCGCTATTTTATGGCGCTACACTTGTCGGTTGTAAGGTGTTACCCACTCAAAATGAAGTATCTGCGGAGGTCACTATGAAAATGATTACCGGTACCATTGCCTACAGAGAGCGTATTGCCCTGCCTGATAACGCGTTGGTGACGGTGACACTTGAAGACGTATCTTTAGCTGATGCACCCGCGGAAGTATTAGCATCACAAAGCTTCACTACCGATGGGCAGCAGGTACCTATTGCGTTTGAATTGAGCTATGACAGTAATGATATTCAGCCTAATCACCGCTACAGCTTGAGAGCCCGCATTGATGTGGATGGCCAACTGCGTTTTACCACCGATAGAAATTTTGCAGTGATCACTGACCAACATAGCACTCATAATGTTGCCATGCGTCTTGTCGGCGTAAGATAA